From Prosthecobacter dejongeii, the proteins below share one genomic window:
- a CDS encoding glycosyltransferase family 2 protein translates to MKRIESVAVVLPAFNEEKDLPALLARIQETLTAQSFRYQVIVVDDGSKDRTAEIAGEAAGKMPLTLIQHEVNKGLGMGIQTGLSAAMKVADVVVVMDSDNTHDPIYVMDMVRRLETEDLQLVIASRYQPGSVIVGLSAFRKMLSLGCFLLMKTIVPFRNVRDYSTGFRAYDSALLKRMAQVYGEDKLVEESGFVCMLEVLLKLRSIGTKAGEIPYTLRYDLKEGVSKLRIWKTLKRYLAVVNRYRATRPEAANIVAQQVKA, encoded by the coding sequence ATGAAACGCATCGAATCCGTCGCCGTTGTCCTGCCGGCTTTTAATGAAGAAAAGGACCTGCCTGCGCTTTTGGCGCGGATTCAAGAAACGCTCACAGCTCAATCCTTTCGTTACCAAGTCATTGTGGTGGATGATGGCTCAAAGGATCGTACGGCTGAGATTGCCGGGGAAGCAGCAGGTAAAATGCCGCTCACTCTAATCCAACACGAGGTCAATAAGGGGTTGGGAATGGGTATTCAGACAGGTCTGTCTGCTGCTATGAAGGTGGCTGATGTGGTGGTGGTGATGGATTCAGATAACACCCATGATCCTATCTATGTGATGGATATGGTGCGTCGTTTGGAGACAGAGGATTTGCAGTTGGTGATCGCCTCTCGTTACCAGCCAGGCAGCGTCATCGTGGGGCTTTCGGCCTTTCGGAAAATGCTCAGCCTGGGTTGCTTTCTTCTCATGAAGACCATCGTGCCATTCCGAAATGTGCGTGATTATTCGACAGGGTTTCGAGCCTATGACAGTGCTCTGCTCAAGCGCATGGCCCAGGTCTATGGCGAGGATAAACTCGTCGAGGAAAGTGGCTTTGTCTGTATGCTGGAAGTACTGCTGAAATTGCGCAGTATCGGGACTAAAGCTGGGGAGATTCCCTACACGCTGCGTTATGATCTCAAAGAAGGGGTGAGTAAGTTGCGAATTTGGAAAACGCTGAAGCGTTACCTGGCTGTTGTGAATCGCTACCGTGCCACGAGACCTGAGGCTGCAAACATCGTCGCCCAGCAAGTCAAAGCTTAA
- a CDS encoding FAD-dependent oxidoreductase — protein sequence MASATSLPRSVLILGAGISGLTCALRLAEQGHDVTVMEGSDQLGGLGTFFEHDGRTFEKFYHCMLPSDGPLLGVLEHLGLKEEIYWRPSSFAYAHAGRIYPLNTPVDLLRFSPLPFLDRIRVGITGAWGRVCSDKGLDDVTTSQWLQGLSGKRAFNTFWKPMLEAKFGDRYHDVPALWFWTRFNREKGESKGEVKGYIRGGYKRITETFATRLKDLGVSLRLNEKIESIDLDANGTPFVQTTRGQFQADELLITLPWPTLTKVATVGFKERASVPTWDIDFQGVINHVLFLKRPLTKHYWLATPEPTHPFDGVVETSTLTDEEDRGQGRHVVYLTKYVHRTDPRFTQPEEEIKQTWFKALQKLFPDLKSEDLEADYLFRAPFVEPIYTRGFSRKRPPEVLIPGLASLATTAQVYPVVTSWNGSVIQADKTVELLKNAS from the coding sequence ATGGCTTCCGCTACTTCACTTCCGCGTTCAGTTCTCATTTTGGGGGCGGGTATCAGCGGTCTCACTTGCGCATTGCGATTGGCAGAGCAGGGGCATGACGTGACGGTGATGGAGGGATCTGATCAACTGGGTGGACTGGGCACTTTCTTTGAGCACGATGGCCGTACCTTTGAAAAATTTTACCACTGCATGCTGCCCAGTGACGGGCCTTTGTTAGGCGTGCTGGAACATTTGGGTTTAAAGGAGGAAATTTATTGGCGACCGAGCTCCTTCGCCTACGCCCATGCTGGCCGTATTTACCCGCTGAATACGCCTGTAGATCTGCTGCGTTTTTCACCGCTGCCCTTCCTGGATCGGATTCGTGTCGGCATCACCGGAGCCTGGGGGCGAGTCTGTTCAGACAAAGGTCTCGATGACGTGACCACATCCCAGTGGTTGCAAGGGCTCTCAGGGAAACGCGCTTTTAACACGTTCTGGAAACCGATGCTGGAGGCGAAGTTTGGGGATCGTTATCATGATGTCCCAGCTTTGTGGTTCTGGACGCGATTCAATCGCGAAAAGGGCGAGAGTAAAGGCGAGGTTAAAGGTTACATCCGAGGTGGCTATAAACGCATCACGGAGACCTTTGCGACTCGCTTGAAGGATTTGGGTGTGAGTTTGAGACTCAACGAGAAGATCGAGAGCATTGATCTGGATGCTAACGGAACACCTTTTGTTCAGACGACTCGAGGGCAATTTCAGGCGGATGAGCTTCTCATCACTCTTCCTTGGCCGACCTTGACAAAAGTAGCGACTGTCGGCTTCAAGGAACGTGCCTCAGTGCCGACCTGGGACATTGATTTCCAGGGTGTGATCAATCACGTGCTTTTCCTCAAGCGTCCACTGACGAAGCATTATTGGTTAGCGACGCCGGAGCCGACGCATCCTTTTGATGGTGTTGTGGAGACCTCCACATTGACGGATGAGGAGGATCGGGGGCAGGGGCGACATGTGGTTTATCTCACCAAGTATGTGCATCGCACAGATCCCCGCTTCACTCAGCCTGAAGAGGAGATCAAACAGACGTGGTTCAAAGCTTTGCAAAAGCTTTTCCCTGATCTAAAATCGGAAGATCTGGAAGCGGATTATCTTTTCCGCGCACCATTTGTCGAACCCATCTACACACGTGGTTTTAGTCGCAAGCGCCCCCCTGAGGTCTTGATCCCGGGTCTAGCAAGCTTGGCCACCACTGCTCAGGTTTATCCCGTCGTCACTTCATGGAATGGCAGCGTAATTCAGGCCGATAAAACGGTGGAGCTATTAAAGAATGCATCGTGA
- the purB gene encoding adenylosuccinate lyase — protein sequence MTDAISNVLAERYATPAMRALWSGEGKVKLERDYWIAVLKGQRDLGIPVPDGVIESYEKVKDQVNLASIMERERVTRHDVKARIEEFCDLAGHEHIHKGMTSRDLTENVEQLQVFRALLEVRKKSIAALSGFAKRAAQCRDIPMTARTHNVAAQVTTVGKRIAMFGEEMLLGVEALNALIASYPARGLKGAVGTRLDQITLFNGDSAKARALEERILHHLGIHASLDAVGQVYPRSLDMQVVSTLTHVASGAGSFAKTLRLMAGHELASEGFAKGQVGSSAMPHKMNSRSCERINGFHVILKGYLAMAAGLAGDQWNEGDVSCSVVRRVMLPDAFLAMDGLLETLLTVLNQMEVFEAVVEQELMRYLPFLLTTTVLMEAVKAGAGREAAHEAIKEHAVAVARDMRTGKVSHNDLLARLAADERLALKADALDAIMAQGKANSGDAPQQVDHFVFRVCELVAKHPEAAAYEPGSIL from the coding sequence ATGACTGATGCCATTTCCAATGTCCTTGCCGAACGTTACGCCACCCCCGCCATGCGCGCCCTCTGGTCGGGCGAGGGCAAGGTGAAGCTGGAGCGGGACTACTGGATCGCCGTTCTCAAAGGTCAGCGCGACCTCGGCATCCCTGTGCCCGATGGCGTCATTGAAAGCTACGAAAAGGTGAAGGACCAGGTCAACCTCGCCTCCATCATGGAGCGCGAGCGCGTCACCCGTCACGATGTCAAGGCCCGCATCGAAGAGTTCTGCGACCTCGCCGGGCATGAGCACATCCACAAAGGCATGACCAGCCGCGACCTCACGGAAAACGTGGAGCAGCTCCAGGTCTTCCGCGCCCTCCTGGAAGTGCGCAAAAAGAGCATCGCCGCCCTTTCCGGCTTTGCCAAACGTGCCGCCCAGTGCCGCGACATTCCCATGACCGCCCGCACCCACAACGTGGCCGCGCAGGTCACCACGGTGGGTAAGCGCATCGCTATGTTCGGTGAGGAAATGCTTCTCGGGGTCGAGGCGCTGAATGCCCTCATCGCCAGCTATCCCGCTCGTGGTTTGAAAGGCGCTGTCGGCACCCGCCTGGATCAGATCACACTCTTCAATGGCGACTCCGCCAAGGCACGTGCTCTGGAGGAACGCATCCTGCATCACCTCGGTATCCATGCCTCCCTAGATGCCGTTGGCCAAGTCTATCCCCGCAGCCTGGACATGCAGGTCGTCTCGACCCTGACCCACGTGGCCAGCGGTGCTGGCAGCTTTGCCAAGACTCTCCGCCTCATGGCCGGGCACGAGCTCGCCAGCGAAGGTTTCGCCAAAGGCCAGGTGGGCAGCTCCGCCATGCCGCACAAGATGAACAGCCGCTCCTGCGAGCGTATCAACGGCTTCCACGTGATCCTCAAAGGTTACCTCGCTATGGCCGCAGGCCTGGCTGGCGACCAGTGGAATGAAGGCGATGTATCCTGCTCCGTGGTCCGCCGCGTCATGCTGCCGGATGCCTTCCTGGCCATGGACGGCCTGCTGGAAACGCTCCTCACCGTACTGAACCAGATGGAAGTCTTCGAAGCCGTCGTCGAGCAAGAACTCATGCGCTATCTGCCCTTCCTGCTCACCACCACGGTGCTCATGGAGGCCGTCAAAGCCGGCGCTGGCCGCGAAGCTGCCCACGAAGCCATCAAGGAGCACGCCGTCGCTGTCGCCCGCGACATGCGCACCGGCAAAGTCAGCCACAACGACCTCCTCGCCCGCCTCGCCGCTGATGAGCGCCTGGCCCTCAAGGCCGATGCGCTCGATGCCATCATGGCCCAGGGCAAGGCCAACTCCGGCGATGCTCCCCAGCAGGTGGACCACTTCGTCTTCCGCGTCTGCGAGCTCGTGGCCAAGCACCCCGAAGCTGCCGCCTACGAACCCGGCAGCATCCTTTAA
- a CDS encoding methionine synthase, translated as MKDQPLRTSVIGSYPFPGWLEFSAQHLDQFGTTDRAELQDDAAMVAIQDQIAAGLDVITDGEQTRFDFNLSFYGFIEGIALEPASPRRFGPPAHDQRGKHEIVGELRAPRGLGAVEEFQRLKRLAGGSGKRLKVSVPGPYTLSGRLAPNQQYADRYAITEALLPIVRQEIADLVAAGAEEICVDEPSMSCYGFREDTRRFVDLFNRTVESGYGRTRICTHLCFGNFKGHPVGYRKYAPLFPAFFDLHCDEVHVEMANREYAELEIIGQIAKRTDVAVGIIDVKSYYVETPENVAESVRACLKHAPADRLVFAPDCGLSQTARWAAKQKLANMVSGVSQVKKEL; from the coding sequence ATGAAGGATCAACCGCTCCGCACCTCTGTCATTGGCAGCTACCCGTTTCCCGGCTGGTTGGAGTTTTCTGCTCAGCATCTGGACCAGTTTGGCACTACCGACCGGGCCGAGCTGCAGGACGATGCGGCCATGGTGGCCATTCAGGATCAGATCGCCGCCGGGCTGGATGTCATCACCGATGGCGAGCAGACCCGCTTTGACTTCAACCTGTCCTTCTACGGCTTCATTGAGGGTATTGCGCTCGAGCCCGCCAGCCCACGCCGTTTTGGCCCGCCCGCTCATGATCAGCGTGGTAAGCATGAGATCGTGGGCGAGCTACGCGCTCCACGCGGCCTCGGCGCGGTCGAGGAATTTCAGCGACTCAAGCGTCTGGCTGGAGGTTCGGGCAAACGCCTCAAGGTCAGCGTGCCCGGCCCCTACACCCTCAGTGGTCGTCTCGCGCCTAACCAACAGTATGCAGATCGTTACGCCATCACGGAGGCCCTGCTGCCCATCGTCCGCCAAGAGATCGCCGATCTCGTCGCCGCCGGTGCGGAGGAAATCTGCGTGGATGAGCCCAGTATGAGCTGCTACGGCTTCCGCGAAGACACCCGGCGTTTTGTGGATCTCTTCAACCGCACCGTCGAGTCCGGTTACGGCCGCACCCGCATCTGCACCCACCTTTGTTTTGGCAACTTCAAGGGCCACCCCGTCGGCTACCGCAAATACGCCCCGCTTTTCCCCGCCTTTTTCGACCTCCACTGCGACGAAGTCCACGTCGAGATGGCCAACCGCGAATACGCCGAGCTGGAAATCATCGGCCAGATCGCCAAGCGCACCGATGTCGCCGTGGGCATCATTGATGTGAAAAGCTACTACGTCGAGACCCCTGAAAACGTGGCCGAAAGCGTGCGCGCCTGCCTGAAACATGCCCCGGCTGACCGCCTCGTCTTTGCCCCTGACTGCGGCCTCAGCCAGACCGCCCGCTGGGCCGCGAAGCAAAAGCTCGCCAACATGGTCTCCGGCGTTTCCCAGGTGAAAAAGGAGCTCTGA
- a CDS encoding S8 family serine peptidase has translation MVRLPHFSRRLLALLSLLGLLGVGLWSGPSLTSRLSHVLQTVLPPDAEFNSQEVLSPLPEEGRQSSPGLPISAAGPRDKNTSEPQEVARLARQRAGKDLRAGRSFAMNEHGQLARFRLALDELYDATAPVHQRLRKIATQSSVGQLLSFAQNEAERQGRWPGLVIYPEDRPADAAHRRVLTEQVLVKAADVKAAEKLANSQGLKITKRPEYAKQHFIADAADPLAAVDAIAALDGTLPLVEPLLMRQRMRRVLLDDPYLRDQWHLKNTGQSGGKVGVDIGIEGVWDSFQGQGIRIAIVDDGLQLTHPDLAENVDPAPNHYDWNEGDLDPNPNTSVDFHGTAVGGVVAARGNNNLGVSGVAPQATLVGFRLIAGLVTDETEAESATRGASYIEVKNNSWGLSGSPSDLVNSGSLMAEAMAYAATTGRSGRGTVSVWASGNGRHLGLQGNKDPYSNNMHTIAVGAVTHKGVLTFYSETGSHLCVVAPSAETKGGIVTTDITGISGYNTGSLKNLSEVNYTNDFNGTSAATPVVSGVVALMLQANPYLNWRDVKEILLRSSTQIQPKDKGWLQRPNRDVWEQGFAPIKHHHFYGGGMIHAPSAVAMAQAWPGLGTMISIERTQTPELPIEGQKIAPLGGTSIIIPLPEETKAKTKATRVNVDFSGEAPLRVENVTVKLSATHSRRGDLTLQLVSPSGTVSTLASYSKLDIGANYSEWTFSSVRHWGESSRGIWSLVASEPEDDVDGELGAVTITLHGISYPGIELTSRPTSQIVAEGSALALEGATTTYGKTEQQWLKADKPISGQNSGTLSLNPVQLSDAGIYSYTAENLTTSIEVPVVIGVVRRTLSPQHLLPGKTATFKVTAAGPALRYQWFIGSLALRDDGRITGSRTPTLTIRRVQTTDAEDYYCRISMGDFSPLDTLRGRLSIMKPPTLEDFVPPETGIVSAYLDLPILADNGATSYRVTGLPPGVKLDARNGRLIGRPAVAGTYRITIIASNAAGASPPMSFDWVVEDLPTGLIGTYRGLVEPNDLYNNGYGGSLVVNIGKTGAFTGTLIQGKARTPLKGWLDTYPGETFATVNLSLPRPGSAPPLEFTFTVDSGRLDGSVGHSEEEYTALWAQREWTALPEEMSSLTGTYHLPLITQQTTLNYPQGSGYLALSLTQRGRMSYVGRLADGTTLSGGGTGTSTGLLPIHHLLYSSTGSVQGTLALVKGLSRFEAQLEWVKSQQASGTRNYGTGFPRHPLNGLGSRYTPPVAGGLLLDLPMNSINAQLDFSKGGLYTDFTQYFTLASGNIAQFPTGANNPHQLKMTLNAKTGLVTGSGTKIDIDPLNPGLNRQRPGTFSGLIIPHLNRAEGYFLLPGSSAPESPIYSGHFVLRSASN, from the coding sequence ATGGTCCGCCTGCCCCATTTTTCACGCCGCTTACTGGCTCTGCTATCCTTGTTAGGGCTGCTGGGCGTTGGTCTCTGGTCTGGCCCTTCTTTGACATCAAGACTGTCGCATGTCTTGCAGACAGTGCTTCCCCCGGATGCCGAATTTAACTCTCAGGAAGTGCTTTCCCCTTTGCCTGAAGAAGGCCGTCAGTCCTCCCCTGGCTTGCCTATCAGTGCAGCGGGACCGCGAGATAAAAACACTTCAGAGCCGCAGGAAGTTGCCCGTTTGGCCCGCCAGAGAGCCGGGAAAGATCTGCGCGCTGGGCGGAGTTTTGCGATGAATGAACATGGCCAGTTAGCCCGCTTCCGCCTTGCTTTGGATGAGCTCTACGATGCCACAGCTCCGGTGCATCAGCGTCTCCGCAAAATAGCCACGCAGTCTAGTGTCGGGCAGTTGCTGAGCTTCGCGCAGAACGAAGCCGAACGGCAGGGACGCTGGCCAGGGCTGGTGATTTATCCCGAAGACAGACCTGCGGATGCCGCTCACCGCCGGGTGCTGACAGAGCAAGTTTTAGTCAAAGCGGCCGATGTAAAAGCGGCCGAAAAACTGGCTAACAGCCAGGGGCTAAAGATCACCAAACGCCCAGAGTATGCGAAACAGCACTTTATCGCCGATGCCGCAGATCCCCTCGCAGCCGTGGATGCCATCGCTGCTCTAGATGGAACGTTGCCTCTTGTCGAACCTTTACTGATGCGGCAGCGGATGCGCCGAGTGCTGCTGGATGACCCTTACCTGAGGGATCAGTGGCATCTCAAAAACACAGGCCAGTCTGGGGGGAAGGTCGGGGTAGATATCGGCATTGAGGGCGTTTGGGATAGCTTTCAAGGTCAAGGCATTCGCATTGCTATTGTGGATGATGGCCTGCAGCTGACACATCCCGATCTGGCTGAAAACGTGGACCCTGCACCTAACCATTATGACTGGAATGAAGGTGATCTGGACCCGAATCCAAATACGAGTGTGGACTTTCACGGCACGGCGGTGGGAGGGGTGGTGGCGGCACGTGGTAATAACAATCTGGGTGTGAGCGGTGTCGCCCCGCAAGCCACCCTAGTGGGTTTTCGACTCATCGCAGGCTTAGTCACTGATGAAACTGAGGCTGAGTCTGCCACGCGTGGCGCAAGTTACATTGAGGTCAAGAATAACAGTTGGGGCCTGAGTGGGAGCCCTTCTGATTTAGTGAACTCAGGTTCGCTCATGGCTGAAGCCATGGCTTACGCGGCCACCACTGGGCGCTCAGGGCGTGGCACGGTCTCCGTCTGGGCTTCAGGCAACGGAAGACATCTCGGCCTGCAAGGCAATAAAGATCCCTACAGCAATAACATGCACACCATCGCCGTAGGGGCAGTGACGCACAAGGGAGTGCTGACTTTTTACAGTGAAACAGGCAGTCATCTCTGCGTGGTAGCACCCTCGGCTGAAACGAAGGGAGGCATCGTGACCACAGACATCACTGGGATTTCCGGTTACAATACAGGCAGCCTGAAGAATCTCTCGGAAGTGAATTACACCAATGATTTCAATGGCACCTCCGCAGCCACGCCAGTGGTCTCGGGAGTGGTTGCACTCATGTTGCAGGCCAATCCCTACCTCAACTGGCGTGACGTGAAGGAGATCCTGCTGCGCAGTTCCACCCAAATCCAGCCCAAAGATAAAGGCTGGCTGCAACGGCCTAACCGCGATGTGTGGGAACAGGGTTTTGCCCCGATCAAGCATCACCACTTTTATGGCGGTGGCATGATTCACGCCCCGTCAGCTGTGGCGATGGCGCAGGCTTGGCCGGGTCTAGGCACCATGATTTCTATCGAACGCACCCAGACGCCAGAATTGCCGATCGAAGGGCAAAAAATCGCACCTCTTGGAGGTACCAGCATTATCATTCCATTACCCGAAGAAACGAAGGCAAAGACCAAAGCCACTCGCGTAAATGTGGACTTCTCAGGAGAAGCCCCACTGCGAGTTGAAAACGTGACGGTCAAGCTCAGCGCCACCCACAGCCGCCGTGGTGACCTCACTCTGCAACTGGTATCTCCGAGTGGCACAGTCAGCACACTGGCCAGTTATTCCAAACTCGATATCGGAGCAAACTACTCCGAATGGACATTCAGCAGCGTGCGGCACTGGGGTGAGTCTTCCCGGGGCATCTGGTCCCTGGTGGCCAGCGAACCGGAAGATGATGTGGATGGCGAACTGGGAGCCGTCACCATCACCTTGCACGGCATTTCTTACCCAGGCATTGAGCTCACCAGCAGACCCACCAGCCAGATTGTGGCCGAAGGAAGTGCATTAGCTCTCGAAGGAGCCACCACCACTTATGGCAAAACCGAACAGCAGTGGCTGAAAGCCGACAAGCCGATTTCAGGTCAGAACAGTGGCACCCTTTCACTGAATCCTGTGCAATTGAGCGATGCAGGTATTTACAGTTACACGGCTGAAAACCTCACCACCAGCATCGAAGTTCCTGTGGTTATAGGGGTGGTGCGCCGCACCTTGTCTCCTCAGCATTTGCTACCAGGGAAAACCGCCACATTTAAGGTGACGGCTGCCGGACCAGCCCTGCGGTACCAGTGGTTCATCGGCAGCCTCGCGCTGCGAGATGATGGTCGCATCACAGGTTCGCGCACGCCCACTCTCACCATCCGCCGAGTTCAGACCACCGATGCTGAAGATTATTACTGCCGAATCAGTATGGGAGACTTCTCCCCGCTGGATACTTTGCGCGGGCGTTTGAGCATCATGAAACCACCCACGCTGGAGGATTTTGTGCCGCCAGAAACTGGCATCGTCAGTGCTTATCTTGATCTACCCATCCTAGCTGACAATGGAGCCACCAGTTACCGCGTCACAGGTCTGCCCCCAGGAGTGAAGCTGGATGCGCGCAATGGCCGCCTCATTGGCCGACCTGCCGTCGCAGGCACTTATCGCATCACGATCATCGCCAGCAACGCGGCAGGCGCCAGCCCACCAATGAGCTTTGACTGGGTGGTGGAAGATCTACCCACAGGTCTTATCGGCACTTACCGAGGATTGGTGGAGCCTAACGACCTTTATAACAACGGCTACGGAGGCTCTCTGGTGGTCAACATTGGTAAAACCGGAGCTTTCACAGGAACCCTTATCCAAGGCAAGGCTAGGACACCCCTCAAAGGTTGGCTGGATACGTATCCAGGGGAAACTTTTGCCACGGTCAATCTCAGTCTCCCCCGCCCTGGCTCAGCCCCACCTTTAGAGTTCACCTTCACCGTGGACAGTGGCCGCTTAGACGGCAGCGTAGGGCATTCAGAGGAAGAATATACCGCCCTCTGGGCGCAGCGGGAATGGACGGCTCTGCCCGAGGAAATGAGTAGCCTCACAGGCACTTATCATCTGCCTTTGATCACCCAACAGACCACTCTGAACTACCCTCAAGGCAGCGGTTATTTGGCCCTATCGCTTACCCAGCGTGGCCGCATGAGTTATGTGGGCCGTCTGGCAGATGGCACCACTCTTAGCGGAGGAGGCACCGGCACTAGCACGGGCTTATTGCCGATCCATCATCTCTTGTATTCCAGCACAGGTTCCGTGCAAGGCACGCTAGCCCTCGTTAAAGGTCTTTCCAGATTTGAAGCACAGCTAGAATGGGTCAAGTCCCAGCAAGCTTCAGGCACTCGAAATTACGGCACTGGATTTCCCCGCCACCCTTTGAACGGCCTGGGCTCTCGCTACACGCCTCCTGTCGCTGGCGGCTTGCTGCTTGATCTTCCGATGAACTCCATCAATGCACAGCTCGATTTTAGTAAAGGGGGGTTGTACACGGATTTCACTCAATACTTCACGTTAGCCTCAGGGAATATCGCTCAGTTCCCCACGGGAGCTAATAATCCGCACCAGCTCAAAATGACGCTGAATGCAAAAACAGGTCTCGTAACCGGAAGTGGCACCAAGATAGATATTGACCCTCTGAATCCGGGCCTGAACCGCCAACGCCCTGGCACATTCAGCGGTCTCATCATCCCCCATTTAAACCGTGCTGAAGGCTACTTCCTTCTCCCCGGCAGCAGCGCACCAGAATCACCGATTTATTCAGGCCACTTCGTCCTGAGATCCGCCTCCAACTGA
- a CDS encoding ArnT family glycosyltransferase — MSDPDPSPVSLLSRYRAGILFLGVTLGILLIQSLTGVWTSDIGADPDEPAHAVTSLMVRDYLAKGLGQSPLTFAQQYYEAFPKVALGHYPPGYYAMAGLVLLPWPQPPVLFMLQAVFTGLLALQVYFIGRRILRDFSAMAAAILSAAFPVTLKLTQLVMADLMLACLCLLAVQFWVRFLEKPNFRWALLFGGTAAAAILTKGSGLALALVPAVTVLALHRWDLLKKPAFWAAGLPVGLLAGPWMLYSSKITKEGMVSSGVMDFALGAVTYYGSVLSTSFGFVTVMMAVPGLALWLELTKFKLRPDARRTALLGLLVGTVLIMLFIPTGYSSRYFMPVVPVVALLAVSFFDFTLSKTPLGRFGIISLVLLVVFQVPYLLVKNVHGFRSAIMQALEKPTSGGITHWLVCADPRGEGALIASAAFALHSRSPSSLQMHRASKELAATDWLGRDYKPTFDSPEALLAYLDQTAISHVFVHVTTEGESPSAHEELLLKALRSQPSRWTLESSVAITRPYQLAPGPLEVYVRKP; from the coding sequence ATGTCAGATCCTGATCCGTCTCCTGTTTCACTCCTTTCGCGATACCGTGCTGGCATCTTGTTCTTGGGGGTAACTTTGGGCATCCTCCTGATTCAAAGTCTCACGGGTGTGTGGACCTCTGACATTGGGGCGGATCCAGATGAGCCGGCCCATGCCGTTACCAGTCTGATGGTGCGGGACTATTTAGCCAAGGGCCTTGGCCAGTCCCCGCTCACCTTTGCTCAGCAGTATTATGAGGCTTTTCCAAAGGTCGCCCTGGGACACTACCCACCGGGTTATTATGCCATGGCGGGTCTTGTGCTTTTGCCTTGGCCACAGCCTCCAGTTCTATTCATGTTACAGGCCGTTTTCACGGGTCTGCTAGCGCTCCAAGTCTATTTCATAGGGCGGCGCATTTTGCGAGATTTCTCCGCCATGGCAGCAGCCATCCTCAGCGCGGCATTCCCGGTGACCTTGAAACTTACGCAACTGGTGATGGCAGATCTCATGCTTGCCTGCCTATGTCTGTTGGCGGTGCAATTTTGGGTGCGGTTCCTGGAGAAGCCAAATTTTCGCTGGGCTCTGCTCTTTGGGGGCACCGCTGCCGCTGCCATTTTGACCAAGGGTTCGGGCCTCGCTTTGGCCTTAGTCCCTGCCGTGACTGTGCTGGCGCTGCACCGTTGGGACCTGCTGAAAAAGCCCGCCTTTTGGGCCGCCGGCCTACCTGTGGGTCTCTTGGCTGGCCCTTGGATGTTGTACTCCTCGAAGATTACCAAAGAGGGTATGGTGTCCTCTGGGGTGATGGACTTCGCCCTCGGTGCCGTGACCTATTACGGCTCTGTCCTTTCGACTTCTTTTGGATTTGTCACGGTCATGATGGCCGTTCCAGGTTTGGCGCTGTGGCTAGAGTTGACCAAGTTTAAGCTCCGTCCAGATGCCCGGCGTACGGCTTTGCTCGGCCTGCTTGTTGGCACGGTGCTCATCATGCTGTTCATTCCCACAGGGTATAGCAGCCGCTATTTTATGCCGGTGGTGCCCGTTGTGGCTTTACTGGCAGTCTCGTTTTTTGATTTCACTTTATCAAAGACCCCGCTGGGCCGTTTTGGCATCATTAGTCTGGTCTTACTGGTCGTTTTCCAGGTGCCTTATCTGCTGGTGAAAAACGTCCATGGTTTCCGCAGCGCCATCATGCAGGCTCTTGAAAAACCGACTTCAGGCGGCATTACCCACTGGCTCGTTTGCGCAGATCCTCGTGGGGAAGGGGCTCTCATCGCCTCGGCTGCTTTTGCCCTTCACTCCCGCTCACCTTCCTCACTTCAGATGCATCGGGCCAGCAAAGAGCTCGCGGCCACAGATTGGCTGGGCCGAGATTATAAACCTACTTTCGACAGCCCTGAGGCTCTTTTGGCCTACTTGGACCAAACCGCCATCAGCCACGTTTTCGTGCACGTCACAACCGAAGGCGAAAGTCCGAGCGCCCACGAGGAGCTCCTGCTCAAGGCCCTGCGCAGCCAGCCTAGTCGCTGGACTCTGGAGAGCAGCGTCGCCATCACTCGCCCCTACCAGCTTGCCCCAGGTCCGCTAGAAGTCTATGTCCGCAAGCCCTGA